In a single window of the Ruminococcus albus 7 = DSM 20455 genome:
- a CDS encoding DNA primase family protein — protein sequence MNENTNDVSKNGENASATVSPEKKKERELPDWMLDKTTVNELKFCKLFTQKHPMKCIGGRFFDYDGLVDENALGNEVYRMLRLGVWIGLSKKVVQIMDALRLYTYSEPIPPDMNFIHVQNGKLDLQGNFYPNREFCTNRLNICYDPNIRNGAYYPEQFMTFLLELLTPEDVVTLQEYLGYLLIPSTKGQKMMFLIGQGGEGKSRIGIVLREIFRDNMLTGNIHRIETDRFFRYNLKDRLLMIDDDMQMQALSSTGYIKNLVTAETPIDVEAKGKQSEQALLYTRLLCFGNGSPKTLYDKSKGFSRRMIILTTLPPPERRIIDPYIAEKFIAEKEKIFCWMYDGLLRLLANNYRFTISDRARQNVMETMQDNCNITEFLEDTDRVMYGEKLCVSSAALYDSYYRWCDDNALTALKRDTFTSWVKQNSDQFSIKYTNNISVGGKTVRGFRGIAIKYIST from the coding sequence TTGAACGAGAATACAAACGATGTATCGAAGAATGGGGAGAATGCCTCGGCAACCGTTTCACCTGAAAAGAAGAAAGAGCGTGAGCTTCCCGATTGGATGCTGGACAAGACCACCGTTAATGAGCTGAAATTCTGCAAGCTGTTCACGCAGAAGCACCCTATGAAATGCATCGGCGGACGGTTCTTCGATTATGACGGACTTGTGGACGAGAACGCACTCGGCAACGAGGTCTATCGTATGCTCCGTCTGGGTGTGTGGATAGGGCTGTCAAAGAAAGTCGTGCAGATAATGGACGCGCTCAGGCTCTATACATACAGCGAGCCTATACCGCCCGACATGAACTTTATCCATGTTCAGAACGGAAAGCTGGACCTCCAAGGGAACTTCTATCCCAACAGGGAGTTCTGCACCAACCGCCTGAACATCTGCTATGACCCGAATATCCGAAACGGTGCTTATTATCCCGAACAGTTCATGACGTTTCTGTTGGAACTGCTCACACCGGAAGATGTGGTCACTTTGCAGGAATATCTCGGCTATCTGTTGATACCCTCCACGAAAGGGCAAAAGATGATGTTTCTCATAGGTCAGGGCGGCGAGGGAAAGTCTCGCATCGGCATCGTACTCCGTGAGATTTTCAGGGATAATATGCTTACGGGCAATATCCACCGAATCGAGACAGACCGCTTTTTTCGCTACAATCTGAAAGACCGTCTGCTTATGATAGATGACGATATGCAAATGCAGGCGCTGTCCTCAACGGGTTACATCAAGAACCTCGTCACCGCCGAAACGCCCATAGATGTTGAAGCAAAGGGCAAGCAGTCGGAACAGGCGCTCTTGTATACACGGCTTTTGTGCTTCGGCAACGGCAGTCCCAAAACGCTCTATGACAAGAGCAAGGGCTTCTCACGCCGAATGATAATCCTTACCACCCTGCCGCCGCCCGAAAGGCGAATTATTGACCCCTATATCGCCGAGAAATTCATCGCTGAGAAAGAGAAGATTTTCTGCTGGATGTATGACGGACTGCTCCGCCTGCTTGCCAACAATTACCGCTTCACGATATCCGACAGGGCAAGGCAGAACGTCATGGAGACTATGCAGGATAACTGCAATATCACGGAGTTTCTGGAAGATACGGACAGGGTGATGTATGGGGAAAAGCTGTGCGTTTCATCGGCGGCACTATATGACAGTTATTACCGATGGTGTGATGATAATGCTCTGACGGCATTGAAGCGAGACACTTTCACAAGCTGGGTAAAGCAGAACAGCGACCAGTTCAGCATCAAGTACACCAATAACATCTCAGTAGGTGGAAAGACCGTCAGAGGATTCAGAGGTATCGCTATAAAATATATATCGACCTGA
- a CDS encoding relaxase/mobilization nuclease domain-containing protein: MYGNVNVDYKPCKSQIQLDRASRYMLGELPEQQQAGVIKTAPHLCWEMNCDRNIYSCDILTTRKLFGKRDNKRTNLAFKMSLSFSPDDNDKLTYEEVFNIAKEFAEKFFDGYQVMFAVHTDKPHKHVHFLLGNCHTVTGKAYRRSQKDLQTMCEFFGEQCMKRGLVHSVRKDYYNDDPDRDKETFAEKQMKAKGKETFKDELREVIRIECADSNNKTLEDVVNALMKHYHVECRVKGNTISYRHPNYTDKNGKLVSVRGSKLGDKYTVKGIKYELTKIWRGQEADRAEALTADSTRTADRTQTANGGLYTGTDDKRSGAYPQGVRTITQGTETGGKTNGNQETGSTFAGTGRNRNESSGNGGGDRSIVSGRTEGRESPSSGNGNAKDVPTFEELFDSYKRRNTKVVRTSDAEPEPARAVRKKRQDRGL; this comes from the coding sequence ATGTACGGAAATGTCAATGTGGACTATAAACCCTGCAAATCGCAGATACAGCTTGACCGGGCTTCACGGTATATGCTGGGTGAGCTGCCCGAACAGCAGCAGGCAGGTGTCATAAAAACTGCGCCGCATTTGTGCTGGGAGATGAACTGCGACCGCAACATTTATTCTTGTGACATTCTCACCACACGAAAGCTGTTCGGCAAGCGTGATAACAAGCGGACGAACCTTGCGTTCAAGATGTCGCTGTCGTTCTCTCCCGATGATAATGACAAGCTGACCTATGAAGAAGTGTTTAACATTGCAAAGGAGTTCGCCGAGAAGTTTTTTGACGGCTATCAGGTCATGTTTGCCGTTCACACCGACAAACCGCACAAGCACGTCCATTTTCTTCTGGGCAACTGCCACACCGTCACAGGCAAGGCATACCGCCGCAGTCAGAAAGATTTGCAGACCATGTGCGAATTTTTCGGGGAGCAGTGCATGAAGCGAGGGCTTGTACACTCTGTCCGTAAGGATTATTATAACGATGATCCCGACCGTGACAAGGAAACCTTTGCCGAGAAGCAGATGAAAGCTAAGGGTAAGGAAACATTCAAAGATGAACTTCGGGAAGTCATTCGTATCGAGTGCGCCGACTCGAACAACAAAACTTTAGAAGATGTGGTCAATGCCCTGATGAAGCATTATCATGTGGAATGCCGTGTCAAGGGCAACACTATATCCTACCGTCACCCGAATTATACCGATAAGAACGGTAAACTTGTCTCGGTCAGGGGCAGTAAGCTGGGTGACAAATATACAGTGAAAGGAATCAAATATGAGCTTACCAAGATTTGGCGAGGGCAAGAAGCCGACAGAGCCGAAGCCCTCACCGCCGACAGTACAAGAACCGCAGACAGAACACAAACAGCAAACGGCGGTCTTTACACGGGAACAGATGATAAAAGAAGCGGAGCGTATCCACAGGGAGTACGAACAATCACACAAGGCACAGAGACAGGGGGTAAGACCAATGGAAACCAAGAAACAGGCAGCACCTTTGCCGGAACTGGACGCAATCGAAACGAGAGTTCGGGAAATGGCGGAGGAGATCGGAGTATCGTCAGTGGACGCACAGAGGGACGAGAGAGTCCTTCTTCTGGTAACGGCAACGCTAAAGATGTGCCAACTTTTGAAGAACTATTCGACAGCTATAAACGCCGAAATACAAAGGTTGTCCGAACATCAGATGCAGAACCTGAGCCTGCAAGAGCAGTACGCAAAAAGCGTCAGGACAGAGGTCTCTGA
- the tnpC gene encoding IS66 family transposase — MSEPNMTSEIVSLRNENAVLKEELALANQQLAWFRKQIFGRKTEQTSVVMEKEFGVQLSMFGNNEEKSAAKSAETITVPEHKRKKKRTHDEWMNNLPVKEEHHKIDNPVCEICGAEMEELTPEKAYDELIFTPPKYHIRRHIVHKYKCPECGEKPEERDEPCHIIRAPYPHAMIPGSYCSPELLAHIIYEKYAKSVPLHRQEKDFNSKNIPLLKATMSNWVGTAAEKWCLPIVEKMHETLIAGQMIHADETTVQVLHEEGRKPTTTSRMWVYCNGKMNDRSIIIFDYQPTRKGEHASNFLKGFIGYLICDGYDAYNAVEGAKRCGCMTHARRGFIQALPNDQKLHSTSVAAKAVEYFNKIYHEENLLADSSTEYRYKQRLVKVKPLLDEFFAWLENVQVSGKGKLTDAVRYALNERKYLYTFLENGDVPIDNNRAENAIRPFALGRKNWLFSNTANGARSSATLYSIISTAQANGVDAEKYLTELFSQPAGTILLPWREENET, encoded by the coding sequence ATGTCCGAACCAAATATGACATCGGAAATTGTATCGCTCCGTAATGAAAACGCTGTTCTCAAGGAAGAACTAGCACTTGCCAATCAGCAGTTAGCGTGGTTCAGAAAGCAGATATTCGGAAGAAAAACAGAGCAGACATCTGTTGTTATGGAAAAGGAGTTCGGTGTTCAGCTTTCCATGTTCGGAAACAATGAAGAAAAATCCGCAGCTAAATCTGCCGAAACAATTACTGTTCCCGAACACAAGCGCAAGAAAAAACGCACTCACGATGAATGGATGAACAATCTGCCTGTAAAAGAAGAACATCACAAAATTGACAACCCGGTATGCGAAATATGCGGCGCCGAAATGGAAGAACTGACTCCCGAAAAGGCTTACGATGAACTTATATTTACGCCGCCAAAATATCATATCCGCAGGCATATAGTACATAAGTACAAGTGTCCCGAGTGCGGAGAAAAGCCCGAAGAAAGGGACGAACCTTGTCATATCATCCGTGCGCCATATCCTCACGCTATGATCCCGGGAAGCTATTGCTCTCCCGAACTTCTGGCTCATATCATCTACGAAAAATATGCAAAGTCAGTACCTCTGCACCGTCAGGAAAAGGACTTTAATTCCAAAAACATACCTCTGCTCAAAGCGACTATGTCTAATTGGGTAGGCACTGCTGCCGAAAAATGGTGTTTGCCGATTGTGGAGAAAATGCATGAGACGCTTATCGCAGGGCAGATGATCCATGCCGATGAAACGACCGTTCAGGTGCTTCACGAGGAAGGCCGAAAGCCTACCACGACATCAAGAATGTGGGTCTACTGCAACGGCAAAATGAATGACAGGAGCATCATCATTTTCGATTATCAGCCGACACGAAAGGGTGAGCACGCCTCGAATTTCCTGAAAGGATTTATCGGCTATCTTATCTGTGACGGATACGATGCCTACAATGCAGTCGAGGGTGCTAAGCGATGCGGCTGTATGACTCATGCAAGGCGTGGTTTTATTCAGGCTCTTCCGAACGACCAAAAGCTGCACAGCACTTCTGTTGCGGCAAAGGCAGTAGAATATTTCAACAAGATATATCACGAAGAAAATCTGCTTGCCGACAGCTCCACAGAATACAGATATAAACAGCGCCTTGTGAAGGTAAAGCCTTTGCTTGACGAGTTTTTTGCGTGGCTTGAAAATGTTCAGGTCAGTGGTAAGGGCAAGCTGACAGATGCAGTAAGATATGCGTTGAATGAACGGAAATATCTTTACACGTTTCTTGAAAACGGAGACGTGCCTATCGACAACAACAGAGCCGAAAACGCAATAAGACCGTTTGCGTTAGGCCGAAAAAATTGGCTGTTTTCAAATACAGCAAACGGAGCCAGATCAAGTGCAACGCTGTATTCGATCATTTCAACTGCACAGGCGAACGGTGTTGATGCTGAGAAATACCTGACCGAGCTGTTTTCACAGCCTGCGGGGACGATATTATTACCATGGAGGGAAGAAAATGAAACTTAG
- a CDS encoding ParM/StbA family protein — protein sequence MKHYNDFLIVGIDHGYGNIKTANTVTPTGITKLDAAPTFTKNTLFFEGNYYQIGEGHKEYLADKWQDDDNYIFTLMGIARELNQEGITSAKIYLAVGLPITWVGRQREDFRKYMLQRESVDFKYEDKLYSVRIIGCYVYPQGYAAVVDKLNDMTGLSMIADIGNGTVNIIFVSNKRVINTKTYTEKMGVNQCVKAASNAMMNKLGVTVDETIIQSMIRYGTADIDSEYAEVLRQAISEYAESIFALLRKYEYDPKMMRLYITGGGGKLIKNFGNYDKDRVTIIEDIKASAKGYEYFAVAQLKKEEKK from the coding sequence ATGAAACACTATAACGACTTCCTGATCGTGGGCATCGACCACGGTTACGGCAACATCAAGACCGCCAACACGGTCACGCCCACAGGCATCACCAAGCTCGATGCCGCACCGACCTTTACGAAAAATACTCTTTTCTTTGAAGGGAACTACTATCAGATCGGTGAGGGACACAAGGAGTATCTTGCCGACAAGTGGCAGGACGATGACAACTACATCTTCACGCTTATGGGTATCGCCCGTGAGCTGAACCAAGAGGGCATCACCTCGGCTAAGATTTACCTCGCTGTAGGACTGCCGATCACCTGGGTAGGCAGACAGCGTGAGGATTTCCGCAAGTATATGTTGCAGAGGGAGAGCGTGGACTTCAAATACGAGGACAAGCTCTACTCCGTCCGCATCATCGGTTGCTATGTGTATCCGCAGGGCTACGCTGCCGTGGTGGACAAGCTGAACGATATGACAGGTCTCAGCATGATTGCAGACATCGGCAACGGAACGGTCAACATCATTTTCGTCAGCAACAAGCGTGTCATCAACACCAAAACCTACACCGAGAAAATGGGCGTGAACCAGTGCGTAAAGGCTGCGTCCAATGCTATGATGAACAAGCTGGGCGTGACCGTTGACGAGACCATTATCCAGTCGATGATCCGTTACGGAACTGCCGACATTGACAGCGAGTATGCCGAGGTTCTCAGACAGGCAATTTCCGAATACGCCGAGAGCATTTTTGCTCTGCTCCGCAAGTATGAATATGACCCGAAAATGATGCGCCTTTACATCACGGGCGGCGGAGGAAAGCTCATCAAAAATTTCGGAAACTATGATAAGGATAGAGTAACTATCATCGAGGACATTAAGGCTTCTGCAAAGGGCTATGAATATTTCGCCGTTGCACAGCTTAAAAAGGAGGAGAAGAAATGA
- a CDS encoding CHC2 zinc finger domain-containing protein, which yields MTIFDEVKELVDVPTAARSYGVEVHRGNMALCPFHRERHPSCKLYDDHYYCFGCQAHGDVIKLVQELFGLSSIEAVKQLNSDFALGLDVDKPPDMEKVNRRRREIAERKAEKARAEHMYDVLLRYFTLLDKYKMLYVPTSPDDETDRRFVYALQNIGYAEYMLETFNRFDKEQQEEIKTEVDRIEREYKRCIEEWGECLGNRFT from the coding sequence ATGACAATATTTGATGAAGTAAAAGAGCTTGTGGACGTACCCACCGCCGCCCGCAGTTACGGCGTGGAAGTCCACCGAGGAAACATGGCGCTCTGTCCATTCCACAGGGAGCGTCACCCGTCCTGCAAGCTGTATGATGACCACTATTACTGTTTCGGTTGTCAGGCACACGGCGATGTTATCAAGCTGGTGCAGGAGCTTTTCGGCTTGTCATCTATCGAAGCGGTGAAACAGCTCAACAGCGATTTTGCACTTGGTCTGGACGTGGACAAGCCACCGGATATGGAGAAAGTCAACAGACGGCGCAGGGAGATCGCCGAGCGTAAGGCAGAGAAAGCAAGGGCGGAGCATATGTATGATGTTCTGCTCAGGTATTTTACTTTGCTGGACAAGTACAAAATGCTTTATGTTCCGACTTCTCCCGATGATGAAACGGACAGGCGTTTCGTATACGCTTTGCAGAATATCGGCTATGCGGAGTATATGCTTGAAACGTTCAATCGTTTCGACAAAGAGCAACAGGAAGAAATAAAAACGGAGGTAGACAGGATTGAACGAGAATACAAACGATGTATCGAAGAATGGGGAGAATGCCTCGGCAACCGTTTCACCTGA
- the tnpB gene encoding IS66 family insertion sequence element accessory protein TnpB (TnpB, as the term is used for proteins encoded by IS66 family insertion elements, is considered an accessory protein, since TnpC, encoded by a neighboring gene, is a DDE family transposase.) — protein sequence MLNDLAADAQVYLVTGYTDLRRGIDGLATIVQAQLRLDPFSKALFLFCGRRCDRIKGLLWEGDGFLLLYKRLDNGRFQWPRSETEAVMLTSQQIRWLLEGLKIEQPKAIREGKPGALY from the coding sequence ATGCTGAATGATCTGGCAGCGGACGCACAGGTCTATCTTGTTACGGGATACACCGACCTTCGACGCGGGATAGACGGACTTGCGACTATCGTTCAGGCTCAGCTTCGACTTGACCCGTTCTCGAAAGCATTGTTTTTGTTCTGCGGCAGACGTTGTGACCGCATCAAAGGTCTGCTGTGGGAGGGCGATGGTTTTCTGCTGTTGTACAAGCGCCTTGACAACGGAAGATTCCAGTGGCCGCGCAGTGAGACCGAAGCAGTAATGCTCACATCTCAGCAAATTCGCTGGCTTCTGGAAGGCTTGAAAATAGAGCAGCCGAAGGCTATCCGTGAGGGAAAGCCGGGGGCGCTGTATTAA
- a CDS encoding plasmid mobilization protein codes for MINRKRYHSISLKLTDEELQLWNTKHETSGLSKTDYLMQAIRDSEVRIYSVADDIAPLIHEIRKIGTNLNQLAYYSNIGQDDKVRAEIGAIRITNEAVMKRILAFLDNPKFSIKGVK; via the coding sequence ATGATAAACAGAAAGCGCTATCACTCGATCAGTCTGAAACTGACCGACGAGGAGCTTCAGCTCTGGAATACCAAGCATGAAACAAGCGGACTGAGCAAGACCGACTATCTGATGCAAGCAATCAGGGACAGCGAAGTCAGGATCTACAGCGTGGCAGATGACATCGCACCGCTTATCCACGAGATTCGCAAGATCGGCACGAACCTCAATCAGCTTGCTTACTATTCCAACATCGGGCAGGACGATAAGGTCAGAGCCGAGATCGGGGCTATCCGAATTACCAATGAAGCCGTCATGAAGCGGATTCTTGCATTTCTGGATAATCCGAAGTTCAGCATTAAAGGCGTTAAGTGA
- the tnpA gene encoding IS66 family insertion sequence element accessory protein TnpA: MDKTTSITTIKKEMQLQEWSAQIKAQQASGLTIREWCKEKGIKPNTYYNRLRKVREKYIENSPTIVPVSVPCSNENIRIEKNGLQISLPADISADTLTALVHELC; encoded by the coding sequence ATGGACAAAACAACATCCATCACAACAATCAAAAAAGAAATGCAGCTTCAGGAATGGTCTGCGCAGATCAAAGCACAGCAGGCAAGCGGTCTGACGATCCGGGAATGGTGCAAAGAAAAAGGGATCAAGCCAAACACGTATTACAACCGCCTAAGAAAAGTTCGTGAAAAGTATATCGAAAATTCTCCGACCATCGTTCCTGTATCAGTTCCTTGCTCAAACGAAAATATCCGCATTGAGAAAAACGGACTTCAAATATCTCTTCCGGCAGATATATCTGCGGACACTCTGACCGCTTTGGTGCATGAGCTATGCTGA